A section of the Triticum urartu cultivar G1812 unplaced genomic scaffold, Tu2.1 TuUngrouped_contig_5940, whole genome shotgun sequence genome encodes:
- the LOC125529905 gene encoding uncharacterized protein LOC125529905, translating to MKFKASFTDDGISLLDKRFLPAIDKVGRVCHVYLTPTHAMLLHNLLGSTGPEGDGPQCVAQFAKDLLFREYNVSSRDGNRVAFSVDVALLHRAIRSALAVHAQSPADGDAPAAIQVKLVNKQTPGSRSAAPFLTFETKGARSAVVQDVPISKPLSRSDVARLQDALDAAQELPETLVQVPDLQQLQNLVDRLKNIGDLLSVTVTQYGDLHLQVSTSLVTVGSEFKRLRILGARANAPVVDQNVSATIRMEMAVERGEALSVQVSMKHLVKSLQCHLAKPDCTFYGIAPNGACLTVIFQYFIPGTRLTDKSISFYCRLPVLDPGTS from the exons GGTTCCTCCCGGCCATCGACAAGGTGGGCCGCGTGTGCCACGTCTACCTCACCCCCACGCACGCCATGCTCCTCCACAACCTCCTCGGCTCCACGGGGCCCGAAGGCGACGGGCCGCAGTGCGTCGCGCAGTTCGCCAAGGACCTCCTCTTCCGCGAGTACAACGTGTCGTCGCGGGACGGCAACCGCGTCGCCTTCTCCGTCGACGTCGCGCTGCTCCATCGCGCCATCCGTAGCGCGCTCGCCGTCCACGCGCAGTCGCCGGCTGACGGGGACGCCCCCGCGGCGATTCAGGTCAAGCTCGTCAACAAGCAGACCCCCGGGTCCCGTTCTGCTGCCCCGTTCCTCACGTTCGAGACCAAGGGCGCTCGCTCCGCCGTCGTGCAGGACGTCCCCATCTCGAAGCCACTGTCACGCTCCGATGTTGCGCGCTTGCAGGATGCGCTTGACGCCGCCCAAGAGCTTCCTGAG ACTCTGGTCCAGGTTCCAGATCTGCAACAGTTACAGAACCTGGTGGATCGTCTAAAAAACATTGGTGATCTGCTGTCTGTAACTGTTACCCAATATGGTGATCTCCATCTACAAGTTTCAACTTCTCTTGTTACCGTTGGTTCAGAATTCAAAAGGCTTCGGATTCTTGGTGCTCGTG CAAATGCACCTGTTGTTGATCAAAATGTGAGTGCTACCATTCGTATGGAAATGGCGGTTGAGAGAGGCGAAGCACTGTCAGTG CAAGTGAGTATGAAGCACCTAGTTAAGAGCCTACAATGTCATTTGGCCAAGCCAGATTGTACCTTCTATG GTATTGCTCCCAATGGTGCTTGCTTGACAGTGATATTCCAGTACTTCATTCCAGGAACACGGTTGACGGACAAATCCATTAGCTTTTACTGTAGGCTTCCAGTCCTTGACCCTGGCACCAGCTAA